The window CTTCTACGGGGCGACCCGGGCCGGCGCCACCGTCACCACGATCCACCCGCTGGCCACACCCGAGGAGTTCGCCAAGCAGCTCCAGGACTCCGCCGCGCGCTGGATCGTCACCGTCTCCCCGCTCCTGGACGTCGCCCGCCGTGCGGCCGAGATCGCCGGGGGCATCGAGCAGATCTACGTCTGCGACCAGGCCGAGGGGCACACGTCGGTCCTGGAGATGCTCGGCTCCACGGCACCCGAACCCGACGTGGCGTTCGACCCGGCACACGACATCGCCGTGCTCCCGTACTCCTCCGGGACCACCGGCACCCCCAAGGGCGTCATGCTCACGCACCGCTCCATCGCCACCAACCTGGAGCAGCTGCGGCCCTTCGTCCCCCTCGGGCAGCGCGACCGCATCCTGGCCGTGCTCCCCTTCTTCCACATCTACGGGCTGACCGCCCTCATGAACGGGCCGCTGCGCTACGGCGCCACGGTCGTCGTCCTGCCCCGCTTCGACCTCGCGCAGTTCCTGGAGACGATCCAGGACCAGCGGATCACCGGCCTGTACGTCGCACCGCCCATCGTGCTGGCCCTCGCGAAACACCCGCTGGTGGGCGACTACGACCTGTCGTCGCTGGAGTACATCGTCAGCGCCGCCGCCCCGCTGGACGCCGAACTCGCGGCGGCCTGCTCGGCGCGGCTCGGGCTGCCCGCCGTGCGGCAGGCGTACGGCATGACGGAACTCTCCCCCGGCACCCACGTCGTGCCGCTCGACGAGGAGAACCCGCCGCCCGGAGCCGTCGGAAAGCTGCTGCCCGGCACGGAGATGAGGATCGTCTCCCTCACCGACCCCGGCACCGACGTGGGCTCCGGCAGCGACGGCGAGATCCTGATCCGCGGACCCCAGGTGATGAAGGGCTACCTCGGCCGCCCCGACGCCACCGACGCCATGATCGACGCCGAGGGCTGGCTGCACACCGGGGACGTCGGCCGGGTCGACGCGAACGGCTGGCTGTACGTCGTCGACCGGGTGAAGGAACTCATCAAGTACAAGGGCTACCAGGTCGCGC is drawn from Streptomyces sp. NBC_00178 and contains these coding sequences:
- a CDS encoding 4-coumarate--CoA ligase family protein, whose product is MVFHSEYADVQPLERPIHEAVLGNAADFGDTPALIDGTNGMSVTYAQLDTFHRRIAAYLAAAGLRKGDVLALHSPNTIAYPPVFYGATRAGATVTTIHPLATPEEFAKQLQDSAARWIVTVSPLLDVARRAAEIAGGIEQIYVCDQAEGHTSVLEMLGSTAPEPDVAFDPAHDIAVLPYSSGTTGTPKGVMLTHRSIATNLEQLRPFVPLGQRDRILAVLPFFHIYGLTALMNGPLRYGATVVVLPRFDLAQFLETIQDQRITGLYVAPPIVLALAKHPLVGDYDLSSLEYIVSAAAPLDAELAAACSARLGLPAVRQAYGMTELSPGTHVVPLDEENPPPGAVGKLLPGTEMRIVSLTDPGTDVGSGSDGEILIRGPQVMKGYLGRPDATDAMIDAEGWLHTGDVGRVDANGWLYVVDRVKELIKYKGYQVAPADLEALLLSHAGIADAAVIGVYDAEGNEVPKAFLVRQPVAGGLTEDDVIAYVAERVSPYKKVRQVEFIEAVPRAVSGKILRRELRDREKQR